One Bombus pyrosoma isolate SC7728 linkage group LG11, ASM1482585v1, whole genome shotgun sequence DNA segment encodes these proteins:
- the LOC122573030 gene encoding cationic amino acid transporter 2 isoform X1 has protein sequence MDSPLTVLHPLCDMKNWKLRNLYRTFSRKKEVDLPEDTNLARCLSTLDLTALGIGSTLGVGVYVLAGSVSKTTAGPAVIISFAIAAIASMFAGLCYAEFGARVPRAGSAYIYSYVTMGEFTAFLIGWTLILEYVIGSASVVRGLSTYVDDLFNNTMRNAFETAAHIDINHLSSYPDFFAFGITLIFSAALAFGAKESSVANNIFTLTNLSVVLFVIIAGSLKADITNWKTKPTCTEQKCDYGSGGFAPYGIAGVITGAATCFYGFIGFDCVATTGEEAKDPQRSIPIAIVASLTVVFLAYFGVSMVLTTVLPYYEQDAETPFPHLFESIGWNWAKWLVTIGAICGLCSSLLGAMFPLPRIIYAMASDGLIFEWMGKVNSRFHTPLMGTFSAGILTGVLAAIFDLQQLVNMMSIGTLLAYSIVATCVLMLRYEKSEAYEKKGDRDPRTLTFIAKQLINANGLNHSTKLTSQIVTCLVVCYDILCICIGITVSIFINDITSGNVTFVALLAILLLALIITLTFIYLQPSSGKKLAFSVPLVPFLPAFSILINIYLMMMLDKMTWVRFLIWMIVGLGIYFCYGVWHSKMRKDKCKKLPENNCDNGATWETNNFARLQ, from the exons ATGGATTCTCCTTTGACCGTACTTCACCCG TTATGCGACATGAAGAATTGGAAATTACGAAATCTGTACAGAACGTTTAgtcgaaaaaaagaagtggATCTTCCTGAGGATACAAATTTGGCGAGATGTCTGTCAACATTAGATCTCACAGCTCTCGGAATAGGCTCGACCCTCGGCGTGGGTGTGTACGTTCTCGCTGGGTCCGTTTCAAAAACAACCGCAGGGCCAGCCGTAATAATTTCGTTCGCTATTGCCGCAATCGCGTCCATGTTCGCAG GTCTCTGTTACGCGGAATTTGGTGCAAGAGTTCCACGTGCTGGATCAGCATATATATACAGCTACGTAACGATGGGAGAATTTACAGCTTTTCTGATAGGTTGGACGCTAATTCTCGAATACGTAATTGGCTCGGCTAGCGTAGTACGAGGACTGAGCACCTACGTGGATGACTTGTTCAACAACACTATGCGAAATGCGTTTGAAACGGCAGCACATATCGACATCAATCACCTCTCTTCTTATCCGGATTTCTTTGCCTTTGGGATCACTCTGATCTTTTCTG CCGCGTTGGCGTTCGGAGCAAAGGAGTCTTCGGTGGCGAACAATATCTTCACCCTTACAAATCTCTCGGTAGTTTTATTCGTGATAATCGCCGGATCTCTTAAAG CTGATATAACCAATTGGAAAACGAAGCCCACGTGCACGGAGCAAAAATGTGATTACGGAAGTGGAGGATTCGCGCCTTATGGTATAGCGGGTGTTATAACGGGAGCAGCAACGTGCTTTTACGGATTCATCGGTTTCGATTGCGTCGCTACAACGGGAGAAGAAGCGAAAGATCCCCAAAGATCGATCCCGATAGCGATCGTTGCCTCATTGACCGTCGTCTTTCTAGCATATTTCGGTGTCTCTATGGTGTTAACCACCGTCCTTCCTTACTACGAGCAGGATGCAGAAACCCCGTTTCCTCATCTATTCGAGAGTATCGGTTGGAACTGGGCGAAATGGCTGGTAACCATAGGTGCTATTTGTGGTCTATGTTCCAG TTTACTGGGTGCGATGTTTCCCTTACCGCGAATTATTTATGCAATGGCATCCGACGGATTGATATTCGAGTGGATGGGAAAAGTTAATTCACGATTTCATACGCCTCTCATGGGTACCTTCTCGGCAGGAATTCTCACAG GTGTATTAGCTGCGATATTTGACTTGCAACAACTCGTAAATATGATGAGTATCGGAACATTGCTCGCTTATTCGATCGTCGCAACATGCGTACTAATGCTTCG GTATGAAAAAAGCGAAGCGTATGAAAAAAAGGGAGATCGCGATCCAAGAACCTTAACATTCATTgcgaaacaattaattaacgcTAATGGTTTAAATCACTCTACAAAATTAACATCCCAAATCGTTACGTGTCTTGTCGTGTGTTAtg ATATTCTGTGTATTTGCATCGGCATTACtgtttcgatttttatcaATGACATAACGAGCGGTAATGTTACATTCGTCGCTCTATTAGCAATTCTACTATTAGCTCTAATCATTActcttacttttatttatctccAACCTTCTTCTGGAAAGAAGCTTGCCTTTTCG GTTCCGTTAGTGCCATTTTTACCTGCTTTCAGtattcttattaatatatatcttatgATGATGTTAGACAAAATGACTTGGGTGAGATTTTTAATATGGATGATAGTTG GGCTTGgaatatatttctgttatgGTGTTTGGCATAGTAAAATGAGGAAAGATAAATGCAAGAAATTACCTGAAAACAATTGTGATAACGGAGCAACATGGGAAACCAACAATTTTGCCAGACTTCAATGA
- the LOC122573030 gene encoding cationic amino acid transporter 2 isoform X2, translating into MKNWKLRNLYRTFSRKKEVDLPEDTNLARCLSTLDLTALGIGSTLGVGVYVLAGSVSKTTAGPAVIISFAIAAIASMFAGLCYAEFGARVPRAGSAYIYSYVTMGEFTAFLIGWTLILEYVIGSASVVRGLSTYVDDLFNNTMRNAFETAAHIDINHLSSYPDFFAFGITLIFSAALAFGAKESSVANNIFTLTNLSVVLFVIIAGSLKADITNWKTKPTCTEQKCDYGSGGFAPYGIAGVITGAATCFYGFIGFDCVATTGEEAKDPQRSIPIAIVASLTVVFLAYFGVSMVLTTVLPYYEQDAETPFPHLFESIGWNWAKWLVTIGAICGLCSSLLGAMFPLPRIIYAMASDGLIFEWMGKVNSRFHTPLMGTFSAGILTGVLAAIFDLQQLVNMMSIGTLLAYSIVATCVLMLRYEKSEAYEKKGDRDPRTLTFIAKQLINANGLNHSTKLTSQIVTCLVVCYDILCICIGITVSIFINDITSGNVTFVALLAILLLALIITLTFIYLQPSSGKKLAFSVPLVPFLPAFSILINIYLMMMLDKMTWVRFLIWMIVGLGIYFCYGVWHSKMRKDKCKKLPENNCDNGATWETNNFARLQ; encoded by the exons ATGAAGAATTGGAAATTACGAAATCTGTACAGAACGTTTAgtcgaaaaaaagaagtggATCTTCCTGAGGATACAAATTTGGCGAGATGTCTGTCAACATTAGATCTCACAGCTCTCGGAATAGGCTCGACCCTCGGCGTGGGTGTGTACGTTCTCGCTGGGTCCGTTTCAAAAACAACCGCAGGGCCAGCCGTAATAATTTCGTTCGCTATTGCCGCAATCGCGTCCATGTTCGCAG GTCTCTGTTACGCGGAATTTGGTGCAAGAGTTCCACGTGCTGGATCAGCATATATATACAGCTACGTAACGATGGGAGAATTTACAGCTTTTCTGATAGGTTGGACGCTAATTCTCGAATACGTAATTGGCTCGGCTAGCGTAGTACGAGGACTGAGCACCTACGTGGATGACTTGTTCAACAACACTATGCGAAATGCGTTTGAAACGGCAGCACATATCGACATCAATCACCTCTCTTCTTATCCGGATTTCTTTGCCTTTGGGATCACTCTGATCTTTTCTG CCGCGTTGGCGTTCGGAGCAAAGGAGTCTTCGGTGGCGAACAATATCTTCACCCTTACAAATCTCTCGGTAGTTTTATTCGTGATAATCGCCGGATCTCTTAAAG CTGATATAACCAATTGGAAAACGAAGCCCACGTGCACGGAGCAAAAATGTGATTACGGAAGTGGAGGATTCGCGCCTTATGGTATAGCGGGTGTTATAACGGGAGCAGCAACGTGCTTTTACGGATTCATCGGTTTCGATTGCGTCGCTACAACGGGAGAAGAAGCGAAAGATCCCCAAAGATCGATCCCGATAGCGATCGTTGCCTCATTGACCGTCGTCTTTCTAGCATATTTCGGTGTCTCTATGGTGTTAACCACCGTCCTTCCTTACTACGAGCAGGATGCAGAAACCCCGTTTCCTCATCTATTCGAGAGTATCGGTTGGAACTGGGCGAAATGGCTGGTAACCATAGGTGCTATTTGTGGTCTATGTTCCAG TTTACTGGGTGCGATGTTTCCCTTACCGCGAATTATTTATGCAATGGCATCCGACGGATTGATATTCGAGTGGATGGGAAAAGTTAATTCACGATTTCATACGCCTCTCATGGGTACCTTCTCGGCAGGAATTCTCACAG GTGTATTAGCTGCGATATTTGACTTGCAACAACTCGTAAATATGATGAGTATCGGAACATTGCTCGCTTATTCGATCGTCGCAACATGCGTACTAATGCTTCG GTATGAAAAAAGCGAAGCGTATGAAAAAAAGGGAGATCGCGATCCAAGAACCTTAACATTCATTgcgaaacaattaattaacgcTAATGGTTTAAATCACTCTACAAAATTAACATCCCAAATCGTTACGTGTCTTGTCGTGTGTTAtg ATATTCTGTGTATTTGCATCGGCATTACtgtttcgatttttatcaATGACATAACGAGCGGTAATGTTACATTCGTCGCTCTATTAGCAATTCTACTATTAGCTCTAATCATTActcttacttttatttatctccAACCTTCTTCTGGAAAGAAGCTTGCCTTTTCG GTTCCGTTAGTGCCATTTTTACCTGCTTTCAGtattcttattaatatatatcttatgATGATGTTAGACAAAATGACTTGGGTGAGATTTTTAATATGGATGATAGTTG GGCTTGgaatatatttctgttatgGTGTTTGGCATAGTAAAATGAGGAAAGATAAATGCAAGAAATTACCTGAAAACAATTGTGATAACGGAGCAACATGGGAAACCAACAATTTTGCCAGACTTCAATGA
- the LOC122573024 gene encoding transcription termination factor 2: MEESLSQWRDSPGVTKKTRSYVISDSDEDSENTEKEQIFVIESSEASVNSSAEEDSSSEELSSTEKGIRRRIKKHIPHYSDSEDISDHNENDSVSISSSEEHNTDDSISNDEIETMMKNNDKILMEEELKDVPRKIQDDLETNASNISKNKSMMKEHVSKKREKCEESYILSDSESHTDEESSSQFGTAISLAKQEIGVNNIDPVIAQKRALLVCKMQQLQNELSKTKLLLTAGNIDLLPDKGKRLHESIVMQQKEIDAIAAELEKTPLTQIIKSESHSVKQEMSFTEGEKKEEEPYSENFNSYYDSCSIPSKLKSSAETGELGKQAQATLDRERSLTVDRLQDLHGSLVARPTEEDKAEDPQGLKVKLMPHQQHALAWLMWREQQRPPGGVLADDMGLGKTLTMISLIIASIAKGKSEESNSEEWVHCDPSMAQRCKGGTLVVCPASLLSQWENEIDRRCKRGMLSVKVYHGTNRENVPKRLAKNDVVITTYNILLREFKNNSMAYKIHWERIILDEAHVIRNHKSQASQSVCGLVANKRWALTGTPIQNKEMDLYPILKFLKCTPFDDLRVWKRWVDNKSTAGRQRLATVMKTLMLRRTKQELQANGMLESLPEKFVEEILIKLDPEEQLVYEKVLIYSRTLFAQFLAQRADKDHMVDLAAGKYDKPTFLSNPNKNTQFTKAQNKLLSLHADVKTHEILVLLLRLRQICVHPSLIHSMLDEEDIEDSDIREKENVNSDLLSQMNNITLEESENNEEETNEKEIGIDRRVAGNLLTSKNPVFKCDRVSSKIRKVLDTVIEILQKNDKIIIVSQWTSTLNIIASCLSSIKGASFNMFTGNVPIKERQGIMDSFNAPNDDPKILLLSLTAGGVGLNLVGGNHLLLIDIHWNPQLEVQAQDRIYRFGQKKNVFIYKFICRDTIEERIKNLQERKIEIAQNVLSGDKNSAVSKLTLNDLKSLFGL, translated from the exons ATGGAGGAAAGCTTGAGTCAGTGGCGAGATTCGCCCGGTGTTACAAAGAAAACGAGATCTTATGTTATTTCCGATAGCGACGAAGACAGTGAGAATACCGAGAAAGAACAgatttttgtaattgaaagTAGTGAAGCTAGCGTAAATTCATCAGCGGAAGA agATTCTTCATCCGAAGAATTATCGTCAACAGAGAAAGGAATTAGACGTAGGATTAAAAAGCATATCCCTCATTATTCTGACAGTGAAGATATCAGTGATCATAATGAAAATGATTCTGTATCAATCAGTAGTAGCGAAGAACATAATACTGATGACAGTATATCAAATG ACGAGATTGAAACAATGATGAAGaataatgacaaaatattaatGGAAGAAGAATTGAAAGATGTACCAAGGAAAATCCAAGACGATTTGGAAACTAATGCTTCtaatatatctaaaaataaatccaTGATGAAAGAACatgtttctaaaaaaagagaaaaatgtgaagaatcatatattttatctgattcgg AATCACATACAGATGAAGAAAGTAGTTCACAGTTTGGAACTGCAATATCTTTAGCAAAGCAAGAAATAGGTGTTAATAATATAGATCCAGTGATAGCACAGAAAAGAGCTCTGCTTGTTTGTAAAATGCAACAGTTACAAAATGAATTGAGTAAGACAAAG TTATTGCTTACTGCCGGTAATATCGATTTATTGCCagataaaggaaaaagattaCATGAAAGTATTGTAAtgcaacaaaaagaaatagatgCAATTGCAGCTGAATTAGAAAAAACTCCTTTGacacaaattattaaatctgAATCACACTCTGTAAAGCAAGAAATGTCATTTAccgaaggagaaaagaaggaggaagagccatattctgaaaattttaattcgtattaTGATTCATGTAGTATACCATCGAAATTGAAGTCATCCGCAGAAACTGGAGAACTTGGGAAACAAGCTCAAGCAACGTTAGACAGAGAACGATCCTTGACGGTTGATAGGTTGCAAGATTTACATGGATCTCTTGTAGCTAGACCGACCGAGGAGGACAAAGCGGAAGATCCACAAGGcttgaaagtaaaattaatgcCTCATCAACAGCACGCGTTGGCATGGTTAATGTGGAGAGAGCAACAGAGGCCTCCTGGCGGTGTCCTCGCTGATGATATGGGTTTAGGTAAAACTTTAACAATGATATCTCTGATTATAGCCAGTATTGCTAAAGGAAAATCGGAAGAATCGAATTCCGAGGAATGGGTGCATTGTGATCCATCAATGGCACAGCGTTGTAAAGGGGGTACACTCGTAGTTTGTCCTGCCTCCTTGTTATCACAAtgggaaaatgaaatagatcGTAGATGTAAACGTGGTATGCTCTCTGTTAAAGTTTATCATGGTACAAATCGGGAAAATGTACCAAAAAGATTAGCAAAAAACGACGTTGTTATTACAACGTACAATATCCTACTCCGTGAATTTAAGAATAACTCTATGGCCTATAAAATTCATTGGGAACGCATTATATTGGACGAGGCGCATGTAATCCGGAATCATAAAAGTCAAGCTTCTCAGTCAGTGTGCGGTTTAGTAGCGAATAAACGATGGGCTCTTACTGGTACACCCATCCAAAACAAGGAAATGGATTTATATCCTATTTTGAAGTTTCTCAAGTGTACTCCTTTCGACGACTTACGAGTATGGAAACGTTGGGTAGATAATAAGTCAACCGCTGGTCGTCAACGATTGGCAACTGTGATGAAAACGTTAATGTTACGTAGAACAAAACAAGAACTTCAAGCAAATGGCATGTTAGAAAGTCTTCCAGAAAAATTTGTAGAGGAGATACTTATAAAGCTAGATCCAGAGGAACAGTTGGTATAtgaaaaagtattaatatattctcgTACATTGTTTGCTCAATTTTTGGCTCAAAGAGCTGATAAGGATCATATGGTAGATTTAGCTGCTGGAAAATACGATAAACCAACGTTTCTTTCGAATCCAA ATAAAAATACTCAGTTTACGAAGGCGCAAAACAAGTTATTATCATTACATGCTGATGTCAAAACGCATGAAATTTTGGTTCTTCTACTAAGATTACGTCAAATTTGTGTTCACCCGTCGCTTATTCATTCGATGCTAGATGAAGAAGATATAGAAGATAGCGATAtaagggaaaaggaaaatgtcAATTCAGATTTATTATcacaaatgaataatataacattagaAGAATCAGAAAATAACGAGGAGGAGACAAACGAAAAAGAGATTGGCATTGATCGCAGAGTAGCTGGTAATTTACTCACGTCTAAAAATCCTGTGTTTAAGTGCGATCGCGTGAGCTCGAAA ATAAGGAAGGTGCTTGATACagttatagaaattttacaaaaaaatgacaaaataattatcgtttctcAATGGACGAGTACGTTGAATATTATTGCATCTTGTTTGTCCTCGATAAAAGGCGCTAGTTTTAATATGTTCACAGGCAATGTGCCGATTAAGGAAAGACAG GGCATAATGGATTCGTTTAACGCTCCGAACGATGACccgaaaatattattgctttCGCTTACCGCTGGAGGGGTTGGATTAAATTTGGTAGGTGGAAATCATTTGCTGTTAATAGATATTCATTGGAATCCGCAATTAGAAGTGCAAGCTCAAGATAGGATCTATCGTTTCGGACAGAAAAAGAATGTCTTCATATACAA atTTATCTGTCGGGATACGATAGAAGAgcgtataaaaaatttgcaagaaaGGAAAATCGAAATAGCTCAGAATGTACTCAGCGGCGACAAGAACTCTGCTGTCTCGAAACTTACGCTTAACGATCTCAAATCTCTCTTTGGCCTTTAA